One Nocardioides oleivorans DNA segment encodes these proteins:
- a CDS encoding adenine phosphoribosyltransferase: MPDRRAAQEALTRLTVDVPDWPEPGVTFKDITPVLADHHAFSAVVEALADAGRDDHGNVVVDKVVGMEARGFILAAPVALALGIGFVPVRKAGKLPREAHAVSYSLEYGEATLEVHRDAIAPGERVLLIDDVLATGGTVAATRELVEACGGVATGVAVLMELSFLDPRTVTGDLPISTLLTI; this comes from the coding sequence ATGCCTGATCGTCGCGCGGCACAGGAGGCGCTGACCCGCCTCACCGTCGACGTCCCCGACTGGCCCGAGCCGGGGGTGACGTTCAAGGACATCACCCCGGTCCTGGCCGACCACCACGCCTTCTCGGCCGTCGTCGAGGCGCTCGCGGACGCCGGTCGCGACGACCACGGCAACGTCGTGGTCGACAAGGTCGTCGGGATGGAGGCCCGCGGGTTCATCCTCGCCGCGCCCGTCGCGCTGGCGCTCGGCATCGGCTTCGTGCCGGTCCGCAAGGCCGGCAAGCTGCCGCGCGAGGCGCACGCGGTGTCGTACTCCCTGGAGTACGGCGAGGCGACCCTCGAGGTGCACCGCGACGCGATCGCGCCGGGCGAGCGGGTGCTGCTGATCGACGACGTGCTCGCCACCGGCGGCACGGTCGCCGCGACCCGCGAGCTCGTCGAGGCGTGCGGGGGCGTCGCGACCGGCGTCGCGGTGCTGATGGAGCTGAGCTTCCTCGACCCGCGCACGGTCACCGGCGACCTCCCGATCAGCACCCTGCTGACGATCTGA
- a CDS encoding RelA/SpoT family protein: MAEEEAPAQEAKAPLTARGMRARLARVGTKPPAQNPVLEPLFRAVRANHPKADLALLERAYAVADKWHTGQMRKSGDPYITHPLAVTTILADIGMTEPTLVAALLHDTVEDTPYTLDELRADFGDEVALLVDGVTKLDKVQYGASAQAETIRKMIVAMSRDIRVLVIKLADRLHNMRTLRYVPAASQERSSRETLDIYAPLAHRLGMNTLKWELEDLAFATLHPKIYDEIVRMVAERAPSRDQFLAEVVAEIEQDLKASRINAKVTGRPKHYYSIYQKMIVGGRDFSDIYDLVGIRILVDEDRDCYSALGVIHSRWNPVLGRFKDYVAMPKFNMYQSLHTTVIGPAGKPVEVQIRTFSQHRRAEYGVAAHWKYKENTKAGVDTDRLGDKDDLTWLRQLLDWQSEVEDPGEFLESLRFEMNQQQVYVFTPRGDVVPLPMGATPVDFAYAVHTEVGHHTIGSRVNGRLVPLESQLDNGDVVEVFTSKSPTSGPSRDWLNFVQSPRARSKIRQWFTKERREEAIEHGKDQIAKLMRKEGLPLNRLMTHDILALVAEHFHHADVSALYAAVGEGNLSAQAVVRRVIDIHGGDEGAQEDMSEGVSITGRARSSKRGPTDSGVIVRGVDDLWVKLAKCCTPVPPDPILGFVTKGGGVSVHRKDCTNAASLLGQPERVLEVEWAPTSQSTFLVNIQVEALDRARLLSDITMALSDAHVNILSATLSTTRDRVAKSRFSFEMADAAHLDGVLRAVRAVPGVFDAYRVTA, encoded by the coding sequence ATGGCAGAGGAGGAGGCACCCGCGCAGGAGGCGAAGGCGCCCCTGACCGCGCGCGGCATGCGCGCCCGCCTCGCCCGCGTCGGCACCAAGCCCCCCGCCCAGAACCCGGTCCTCGAGCCCCTCTTCCGGGCCGTGCGGGCCAACCACCCGAAGGCCGACCTGGCGCTCCTCGAGCGTGCCTACGCCGTCGCCGACAAGTGGCACACCGGCCAGATGCGCAAGAGCGGTGACCCCTACATCACCCACCCGCTCGCGGTCACCACGATCCTCGCCGACATCGGCATGACCGAGCCGACGCTCGTCGCCGCGCTGCTGCACGACACGGTCGAGGACACGCCGTACACCCTCGACGAGCTCCGCGCCGACTTCGGCGACGAGGTCGCGCTCCTCGTCGACGGCGTGACCAAGCTCGACAAGGTGCAGTACGGCGCCTCGGCGCAGGCCGAGACCATCCGCAAGATGATCGTCGCGATGTCGCGCGACATCCGGGTGCTGGTGATCAAGCTCGCCGACCGGCTGCACAACATGCGCACGCTCCGCTACGTCCCGGCCGCCTCGCAGGAGCGCTCCTCGCGCGAGACGCTCGACATCTACGCCCCGCTGGCCCACCGCCTCGGCATGAACACCCTCAAGTGGGAGCTCGAGGACCTCGCGTTCGCGACCCTGCACCCCAAGATCTACGACGAGATCGTCCGGATGGTCGCCGAGCGCGCCCCGTCGCGCGACCAGTTCCTCGCGGAGGTCGTCGCCGAGATCGAGCAGGACCTCAAGGCCTCGCGGATCAACGCGAAGGTGACCGGCCGGCCGAAGCACTACTACTCGATCTACCAGAAGATGATCGTCGGCGGCCGCGACTTCTCCGACATCTACGACCTCGTCGGCATCCGGATCCTCGTCGACGAGGACCGCGACTGCTACAGCGCGCTGGGCGTCATCCACTCGCGCTGGAACCCGGTCCTGGGCCGGTTCAAGGACTACGTCGCGATGCCGAAGTTCAACATGTACCAGTCGCTCCACACGACCGTCATCGGCCCCGCGGGCAAGCCCGTCGAGGTGCAGATCCGCACGTTCTCCCAGCACCGTCGTGCCGAGTACGGCGTCGCCGCGCACTGGAAGTACAAGGAGAACACCAAGGCCGGCGTCGACACCGACCGCCTCGGCGACAAGGACGACCTCACCTGGCTGCGTCAGCTGCTCGACTGGCAGAGCGAGGTCGAGGACCCGGGTGAGTTCCTGGAGTCGCTGCGCTTCGAGATGAACCAGCAGCAGGTCTACGTCTTCACCCCCCGTGGTGACGTCGTGCCGCTGCCGATGGGCGCGACCCCGGTCGACTTCGCGTACGCCGTCCACACCGAGGTGGGCCACCACACGATCGGCTCGCGGGTCAACGGCCGCCTCGTGCCGCTGGAGTCGCAGCTCGACAACGGCGACGTCGTGGAGGTCTTCACCTCCAAGTCGCCGACCTCCGGTCCGTCGCGCGACTGGCTCAACTTCGTCCAGTCGCCGCGCGCCCGCTCGAAGATCCGCCAGTGGTTCACCAAGGAGCGGCGCGAGGAGGCGATCGAGCACGGCAAGGACCAGATCGCCAAGCTCATGCGCAAGGAGGGCCTGCCCCTCAACCGCCTGATGACCCACGACATCCTCGCGCTGGTCGCCGAGCACTTCCACCACGCCGACGTGTCCGCGCTCTACGCAGCGGTCGGCGAGGGCAACCTCAGCGCGCAGGCCGTGGTCCGACGCGTCATCGACATCCACGGGGGCGACGAGGGCGCCCAGGAGGACATGTCGGAGGGCGTCAGCATCACCGGGCGCGCCCGCTCCTCCAAGCGCGGCCCGACCGACTCCGGCGTCATCGTCCGCGGCGTCGACGACCTCTGGGTCAAGCTCGCCAAGTGCTGCACGCCGGTGCCGCCCGACCCGATCCTCGGCTTCGTCACCAAGGGCGGGGGAGTCTCGGTCCACCGCAAGGACTGCACCAACGCCGCCAGCCTGCTCGGCCAGCCCGAGCGGGTGCTGGAGGTCGAGTGGGCGCCGACCTCGCAGTCGACGTTCCTGGTCAACATCCAGGTCGAGGCGCTCGACCGCGCCCGGCTGCTCTCCGACATCACGATGGCGCTCTCCGACGCCCACGTGAACATCCTCAGCGCCACGCTCTCCACCACGCGCGACCGCGTGGCCAAGAGCCGGTTCTCCTTCGAGATGGCCGACGCGGCCCACCTCGACGGCGTGCTCCGTGCCGTGCGCGCCGTGCCCGGCGTCTTCGACGCCTACCGGGTCACTGCCTGA
- the ruvB gene encoding Holliday junction branch migration DNA helicase RuvB, translated as MNWDDTDEDVELTAAEHAHLQRLTDAEADSDERAVEAALRPKTLDEVVGQVRVRDQLGLVLEAARRRGRAPDHVLLSGPPGLGKTTLAMIIAAEMTTPLRLTSGPAITHAGDLAAILSGLNENDVLFVDEIHRMSRPAEEMLYMAMEDYRVDVVIGKGPGATAIPLEIPPFTLVGATTRAGLLPGPLRDRFGFTAHLEFYEPHELDRIVHRSAGLLGVHLTAEGSKEIAGRSRGTPRIANRLLRRVRDYAQVRADGVLTLPVAQAALDLFEVDESGLDRLDRAVLDVLCRRFGGGPVGVSTLAVAVGEERETVEEVAEPFLVRNGFLARTPRGRVATPAAWHHLGLTPPPVPTVDSTLFDD; from the coding sequence ATGAACTGGGACGACACCGACGAGGACGTCGAGCTCACGGCGGCCGAGCACGCCCACCTCCAGCGGCTCACCGACGCCGAGGCCGACAGCGACGAGCGCGCGGTCGAGGCGGCGCTCCGCCCGAAGACGCTCGACGAGGTGGTCGGGCAGGTGCGCGTGCGCGACCAGCTCGGGCTGGTCCTCGAGGCCGCCCGCCGCCGCGGCCGAGCGCCCGACCACGTCCTGCTGTCGGGCCCGCCCGGGCTCGGCAAGACCACGCTCGCGATGATCATCGCCGCCGAGATGACCACGCCCCTGCGGCTCACCAGCGGGCCGGCGATCACCCACGCCGGCGACCTCGCCGCGATCCTGTCCGGCCTCAACGAGAACGACGTCCTCTTCGTCGACGAGATCCACCGGATGTCGCGCCCGGCCGAGGAGATGCTCTACATGGCCATGGAGGACTACCGGGTCGACGTCGTCATCGGCAAGGGCCCCGGCGCCACCGCGATCCCGCTCGAGATCCCGCCGTTCACCCTCGTCGGCGCCACCACCCGCGCCGGGCTGCTGCCGGGCCCGCTGCGCGACCGGTTCGGGTTCACCGCCCACCTGGAGTTCTACGAGCCCCACGAGCTCGACCGCATCGTCCACCGCAGCGCCGGCCTCCTCGGCGTACACCTCACGGCCGAGGGGTCGAAGGAGATCGCCGGTCGGTCCCGCGGCACCCCCCGCATCGCCAACCGGCTCCTGCGCCGGGTCCGCGACTACGCCCAGGTCCGCGCCGACGGCGTGCTGACCCTGCCGGTGGCCCAGGCGGCACTCGACCTGTTCGAGGTCGACGAGTCCGGACTCGACCGCCTCGACCGGGCGGTCCTCGACGTGCTGTGCCGCCGCTTCGGCGGGGGACCGGTCGGGGTCTCCACGCTCGCGGTCGCCGTCGGCGAGGAGCGCGAGACCGTCGAGGAGGTCGCCGAGCCGTTCCTGGTCCGCAACGGCTTCCTCGCCCGTACGCCGCGGGGCCGCGTCGCGACGCCCGCCGCCTGGCACCACCTCGGCCTGACGCCTCCGCCGGTGCCCACGGTCGACTCCACGCTCTTCGACGACTGA
- the pdxT gene encoding pyridoxal 5'-phosphate synthase glutaminase subunit PdxT has protein sequence MVNPTIGVLALQGDVREHLAALRSLGADPVAVRRPAELAACDGLVLPGGESTTMVKLARIFDLLEPLREAVAGGLPAFGTCAGMILLADRIEDGAPGQETVGGLHITVRRNAFGRQVDSFEEDLDVDGLADPVRAVFIRAPWVESVGDDVDVLARVGGGPAVGRIVAVRQGPLMATSFHPEVGGDDRVHGMFVDLVRSVR, from the coding sequence ATCGTGAACCCGACCATCGGCGTGCTCGCCCTCCAGGGCGACGTCCGCGAGCACCTCGCCGCCCTGCGCTCGCTGGGGGCGGACCCGGTCGCCGTACGACGACCGGCCGAGCTCGCGGCCTGCGACGGCCTCGTCCTCCCGGGCGGGGAGTCCACGACGATGGTCAAGCTGGCCCGGATCTTCGACCTGCTCGAGCCGCTGCGCGAGGCGGTCGCCGGCGGGCTGCCGGCCTTCGGGACGTGCGCCGGGATGATCCTCCTCGCGGACCGGATCGAGGACGGCGCGCCCGGTCAGGAGACCGTCGGCGGGCTGCACATCACGGTGCGACGCAACGCGTTCGGCCGTCAGGTCGACTCGTTCGAGGAGGACCTCGACGTCGACGGCCTGGCCGACCCCGTGCGGGCGGTCTTCATCCGCGCGCCCTGGGTCGAGTCGGTCGGCGACGACGTCGACGTACTGGCTCGGGTCGGTGGTGGACCGGCCGTGGGTAGGATCGTCGCGGTGCGTCAGGGCCCCCTGATGGCGACCTCGTTCCATCCGGAGGTCGGCGGCGACGACCGGGTCCACGGCATGTTCGTGGACCTGGTGCGCTCGGTCCGGTGA
- the ruvC gene encoding crossover junction endodeoxyribonuclease RuvC, protein MRVLGIDPGLTRCGVGVVDGSVGRPLSMVDVGVIRTSSDLPVAERLVTIEKGLDAWLDEHRPDAVAVERVFARSDSSTIMGTAQASGIALVVAARRGLPIAMHTPSEVKAAVSGNGRADKAQVGAMVVRILRLTELPKPADAADALALAITHVWRGSASNRLEAAVAQQQALAKAQKQKMRTR, encoded by the coding sequence GTGCGGGTGCTCGGCATCGACCCCGGCCTGACCCGGTGCGGCGTGGGCGTGGTCGACGGCAGCGTCGGGCGCCCGTTGTCGATGGTCGACGTCGGCGTGATCCGCACCAGCTCCGACCTCCCGGTCGCCGAGCGGCTGGTCACCATCGAGAAGGGCCTCGACGCCTGGCTCGACGAGCACCGGCCCGACGCCGTGGCCGTGGAGCGGGTGTTCGCGCGGTCGGACTCGAGCACGATCATGGGCACCGCCCAGGCCAGCGGTATCGCCCTGGTCGTCGCGGCCCGCCGCGGTCTGCCGATCGCGATGCACACCCCCAGCGAGGTCAAGGCCGCCGTGTCCGGCAACGGCCGCGCCGACAAGGCCCAGGTCGGCGCGATGGTGGTCCGGATCCTCCGGCTCACCGAGCTGCCGAAGCCCGCCGACGCCGCGGACGCGCTCGCGCTCGCCATCACCCACGTGTGGCGCGGCTCGGCCAGCAACCGTCTCGAGGCCGCCGTGGCCCAGCAGCAGGCCTTGGCGAAGGCCCAGAAGCAGAAGATGAGGACCCGATGA
- a CDS encoding YebC/PmpR family DNA-binding transcriptional regulator, which produces MSGHSKWATTKHKKAAIDAKRGKLFAKLIKNIEVAAKQGGGDPAGNPTLYDAIQKAKKSSVPNKNIDSALKRGSGAESGGVDYKTISYEVYGPQGVAFLVECLTDNTNRAAMEVRTAVTRNGGTMADPGSVSRLFTRKGVVVVPKSQDHDGTVREVSEDDVLEATLDAGADEVNDLDEAFQVQSEATDVVAVRTALQDAGIDYDSADVEFVASLEIPVDADGAGKVLRLLDALEDLDDVQDVFTNVDIPADVMAELEAADA; this is translated from the coding sequence ATGTCAGGCCACTCCAAGTGGGCAACGACCAAGCACAAGAAGGCCGCGATCGACGCCAAGCGCGGCAAGCTCTTCGCCAAGCTGATCAAGAACATCGAGGTCGCGGCGAAGCAGGGCGGCGGCGACCCCGCCGGCAACCCGACCCTCTACGACGCCATCCAGAAGGCGAAGAAGAGCTCGGTCCCGAACAAGAACATCGACTCCGCCCTCAAGCGTGGCTCCGGTGCCGAGTCGGGTGGCGTCGACTACAAGACGATCTCCTACGAGGTCTACGGCCCGCAGGGCGTGGCCTTCCTCGTCGAGTGCCTCACCGACAACACCAACCGCGCCGCGATGGAGGTCCGCACGGCGGTCACCCGCAACGGCGGCACCATGGCCGACCCCGGCTCCGTCTCGCGCCTGTTCACCCGCAAGGGCGTCGTCGTGGTGCCGAAGTCGCAGGACCACGACGGCACCGTGCGTGAGGTCTCCGAGGACGACGTCCTCGAGGCGACCCTCGACGCCGGCGCCGACGAGGTCAACGACCTCGACGAGGCCTTCCAGGTGCAGAGCGAGGCCACCGACGTCGTCGCGGTCCGCACCGCGCTGCAGGACGCCGGCATCGACTACGACTCCGCCGACGTGGAGTTCGTCGCCAGCCTCGAGATCCCGGTCGACGCCGACGGCGCCGGCAAGGTGCTCCGCCTCCTCGACGCCCTCGAGGACCTCGACGACGTCCAGGACGTCTTCACCAACGTCGACATCCCCGCCGACGTGATGGCCGAGCTCGAGGCCGCCGACGCCTGA
- a CDS encoding DUF349 domain-containing protein, with translation MSADKQSADDSAGAGTPWGRVAEDGTVYVRTADGERSVGSYEAGTPAEALEFFTKRFEELEGKVHLLEQRVASGRLAPEEATSSSKALREQVVDAHAVGDLVSLAGRLDALAPVIAVQRSARKEERAQKTAESKAEKEKLVAEAERLAESTDWRNGANRLRELLSTWKELPRLDRATDDALWRRFSTARTTYTRHRKAHFAEEHERRDGARVIKERLAKEAEAIATSTDWGPTAGRYRDLMREWKAAGPAPREVDDQLWQRFRGAQDTFFGARDAANAALDEEFAANADVKDAILVEAEALLPVTDLEAAKKAFRDLADRWDDAGKVPRDRMKDLEARMRKVEQAIRAVEDEKWSRSDPEKSARADDMIGKLEAGIAETQAKLDKASAAGDARRIKDLEGELANKQAFLDMAKKAAADFS, from the coding sequence ATGAGCGCCGACAAGCAGTCCGCAGACGACTCGGCCGGGGCGGGAACGCCCTGGGGCCGGGTGGCCGAGGACGGCACCGTCTATGTCCGCACCGCCGATGGTGAGCGATCCGTGGGGTCCTACGAGGCCGGCACCCCGGCCGAGGCCCTGGAGTTCTTCACCAAGCGTTTCGAGGAGCTCGAGGGCAAGGTCCACCTGCTCGAGCAGCGGGTGGCGTCCGGCCGGCTCGCGCCCGAGGAGGCCACCTCCTCGTCCAAGGCACTGCGGGAGCAGGTCGTCGACGCGCACGCGGTGGGCGACCTGGTCTCCCTCGCCGGCCGGCTCGACGCGCTCGCTCCGGTGATCGCCGTGCAGCGCTCGGCCCGCAAGGAGGAGCGCGCGCAGAAGACGGCGGAGTCGAAGGCGGAGAAGGAGAAGCTCGTCGCCGAGGCCGAGCGCCTCGCGGAGAGCACCGACTGGCGCAACGGCGCGAACCGCCTGCGCGAGCTGCTCTCGACGTGGAAGGAGCTCCCCCGGCTCGACCGCGCCACCGACGATGCGCTGTGGCGGCGCTTCTCCACCGCGCGCACGACGTACACCCGCCACCGCAAGGCGCACTTCGCCGAGGAGCACGAGCGTCGTGACGGGGCGCGCGTCATCAAGGAGCGGCTGGCCAAGGAGGCCGAGGCGATCGCCACGTCCACCGACTGGGGCCCCACGGCGGGCAGGTACCGCGACCTGATGCGTGAGTGGAAGGCCGCCGGCCCGGCGCCCCGCGAGGTCGACGACCAGCTCTGGCAGCGCTTCCGCGGTGCCCAGGACACGTTCTTCGGTGCCCGCGACGCGGCCAACGCCGCGCTCGACGAGGAGTTCGCCGCCAACGCCGACGTCAAGGACGCGATCCTGGTCGAGGCCGAGGCGCTCCTCCCGGTGACCGACCTCGAGGCGGCCAAGAAGGCGTTCCGCGACCTCGCCGACCGGTGGGACGACGCGGGCAAGGTGCCGCGCGACCGGATGAAGGACCTCGAGGCCCGGATGCGGAAGGTCGAGCAGGCCATCCGCGCGGTCGAGGACGAGAAGTGGAGCAGGAGCGATCCCGAGAAGTCGGCCCGCGCCGACGACATGATCGGCAAGCTCGAGGCCGGGATCGCCGAGACGCAGGCCAAGCTCGACAAGGCCTCCGCCGCCGGCGACGCCAGGAGGATCAAGGACCTCGAGGGCGAGCTCGCCAACAAGCAGGCCTTCCTCGACATGGCGAAGAAGGCCGCGGCCGACTTCAGCTGA
- the yajC gene encoding preprotein translocase subunit YajC, with protein MNDLAALLPLAAILALFYFVGIRPQQRRAKEVAALQSSIEVGQRVMMSSGIFGTVTSIDDDKATLEIAPGTRIEIARAAIAKVESSVPGIGEPGDA; from the coding sequence GTGAACGATCTCGCCGCCCTGCTGCCCCTGGCCGCCATCCTGGCCCTGTTCTACTTCGTCGGGATCCGTCCCCAGCAGCGCCGGGCCAAGGAGGTCGCCGCCCTCCAGAGCAGCATCGAGGTCGGCCAGCGCGTGATGATGTCGTCGGGCATCTTCGGCACCGTCACCTCGATCGACGACGACAAGGCGACCCTCGAGATCGCCCCCGGCACCCGGATCGAGATCGCCCGTGCGGCCATCGCGAAGGTCGAGTCCTCGGTCCCCGGGATCGGGGAGCCGGGCGATGCCTGA
- the ruvA gene encoding Holliday junction branch migration protein RuvA, whose amino-acid sequence MIAFVRGEVAAVTLTSAVLEVGGVGLELMCTPGTLATLRIGQPATLPTSMVVREDSLTIFGFLDDDEKSIFEIVQTASGVGPKVAQAIVAVMSPDDVRRAISTEDVKALTRVPGIGQKGAQRIILELKDRIGPPVGVHHPAATIPQRDAWRDQVQQGLVGLGWSAKESEKAVEAVAPDAGTTPDVGALLRAALRTLSKA is encoded by the coding sequence ATGATCGCCTTCGTCCGCGGCGAGGTCGCCGCCGTCACGCTCACCAGCGCCGTGCTCGAGGTCGGGGGAGTCGGCCTCGAGCTGATGTGCACCCCCGGCACCCTCGCCACGCTGCGCATCGGCCAGCCGGCGACCCTGCCGACCAGCATGGTCGTGCGCGAGGACAGCCTGACGATCTTCGGCTTCCTCGACGACGACGAGAAGTCGATCTTCGAGATCGTCCAGACCGCGTCGGGTGTCGGACCCAAGGTCGCCCAGGCGATCGTCGCGGTGATGAGCCCCGACGACGTGCGCCGCGCGATCAGCACCGAGGACGTCAAGGCGCTCACCCGCGTGCCGGGGATCGGGCAGAAGGGCGCCCAGCGGATCATCCTCGAGCTCAAGGACCGCATCGGCCCGCCGGTCGGGGTGCACCACCCGGCCGCGACGATCCCGCAGCGCGACGCCTGGCGCGACCAGGTCCAGCAGGGGCTGGTCGGCCTCGGCTGGTCGGCCAAGGAGTCGGAGAAGGCGGTCGAGGCCGTGGCTCCCGACGCCGGCACCACCCCCGACGTCGGCGCCCTCCTGCGCGCCGCTCTGCGCACCTTGAGCAAGGCGTGA